A genomic window from Osmerus eperlanus chromosome 5, fOsmEpe2.1, whole genome shotgun sequence includes:
- the LOC134021338 gene encoding heat shock factor-binding protein 1-like yields the protein MSETDPKSVQDLTNVVQTLLQQMQDKFQTMSDQIIGRNIEMSTRIDDLEKNIADLMTQAGVEEIEGAENKPKEDQGTL from the exons ATGTCAGAAACGGATCCTAAGTCTGTTCAGGACCTCACCAATGTG gTCCAGACCCTGCTGCAGCAGATGCAGGACAAGTTTCAAACGATGTCTGACCAGATCATTGGTAGAAATATC GAGATGAGCACCCGCATTGATGACTTGGAAAAGAACATTGCGGACCTCATGACACAGGCTGGTGTGGAAGAGATCGAAGGAGCAGAAAATAAACCCAAGGAAGATCAAGGGACATTATAA
- the zgc:173742 gene encoding DNA topoisomerase I, mitochondrial isoform X2, translating into MAKAKRGQKAKAKKPRQSSPSENEDGPTDASKRFNMAVKQEDGDFAPQQMGRKRKRQDVPSASAMVQKKTTLKKEDGEVSSGTPRKRVKKEAEEKIEEEEEGPTVSTKRKRTKKEIEEKEEGNTVSTKRKRTKKEIEEKEEGNTVSTKQKRTKKEIEEARALKIKKKEEEEQQRWRWWEEEKYEYGVKWKVLEHKGPWFPPEYQPLPKDVRFYYDGQEVNLSPAAEEVALFFAQMLDHEYTTKEVFRNNFFKDWRKEMTHKERVLIQDLNKCDFGELHNMHKQKVEARKSITKEEKLVIKEANQKIVEEYGFCLLDHHRERIGNFKIEPPSLFRGRGEHPKQGQLKKRIWPEDVIINCSKESRIPEPPKGHHWKEVRHDNGVTWLASWTENIQGSVKYIMLNANSKLKGEKDWEKYEVARRLKSCVASIRQHYQEDLKSKQMATRQRAVALYFIDKLALRAGNEKEEGETADTVGCCSLRVEHLTLHDHLEGDDWVVEFDFLGKDCIRYYNKVPVTKKVFKNLKLFMENKQGGDDVFDRLNTGLLNKHLSSLMPGLTAKVFRTYNASVTLQQQLRELSNMTNNQAEKMLSYNRANRAVAILCNHQRAPPKSFDQSMANLQTKIDARREQLVLAKTNLKEAKKEAKSSSDPKLQTVVERKKKAVERCEEQLLRMEVQATDREENKQIALGTSKLNYLDPRISVAWCKNMEVPLDKIYNKSQRDKFAWAVDMTERDFQF; encoded by the exons ATGGCCAAAGCGAAGCGGGGCCAAAAGGCCAAAGCTAAAAAGCCCAGACAGAGCTCGCCGAGTGAGAACGAAGATGGCCCCACCGATGCATCCAAAAG gttcaACATGGCTGTGAAGCAGGAGGATGGAGACTTTGCTCCCCAGCagatggggaggaagaggaagaggcaggaCGTGCCGTCTGCCTCTGCCAT GGTTCAGAAAAAGACGACATTAAAAAAGGAGGATGGTGAGGTAAGCTCGGGGACACCAAGGAAGAGGGTCAAGAAGGAGGCTGAAGAGAAG attgaggaggaagaagaggggccCACTGTCTCTACCAAGCGGAAGAGGACCAAGAAAGAGattgaggagaaggaagaggggaacACCGTCTCTACCAAGCGGAAGAGGACCAAGAAAGAGattgaggagaaggaagaggggaacACAGTCTCTACCAAGCAGAAGAGGACCAAGAAAGAGATTGAGGAGGCGCGAGCTCTGAAGATtaagaagaaggaggaagaggagcagcaaCGTTGGAGATG gtgggaggaggagaaatatGAGTACGGGGTAAAGTGGAAGGTTCTAGAACATAAAGGACCGTGGTTCCCTCCTGAGTACCAGCCCCTGCCTAAGGATGTTCGTTTTTACTACGACG GTCAGGAGGTGAACCTGAGCCCTGCAGCCGAGGAGGTGGCTCTGTTCTTCGCCCAGATGCTGGACCACGAGTACACCACTAAAGAGGTGTTCCGAAACAACTTCTTCAAGGACTGGAGAAAG GAAATGACCCACAAGGAGCGTGTACTGATCCAGGACCTGAATAAGTGTGACTTCGGGGAACTCCACAACATGCATAAGCAAAAGGTGGAGGCCAGGAAGAGCATTACCAAGGAAGAGAAACTG GTGATCAAAGAAGCCAACCAGAAGATCGTGGAGGAGTACGGCTTCTGCCTGCTCGACCACCACAGAGAGCGCATCGGCAACTTCAAGATTGAGCCCCCGAGCCTCTTCAGGGGGCGTGGGGAGCACCCCAAGCAGGGCCAGCTCAAGAAGAGGATCTGGCCCGAAGACGTCATCATCAACTGCAGCAA AGAATCTCGCATCCCAGAGCCCCCAAAAGGTCACCACTGGAAGGAGGTTCGCCATGACAACGGGGTGACGTGGCTGGCCAGCTGGACAGAGAACATTCAGGGCTCCGTTAAATACATCATGCTCAACGCCAACTCCAAACTCAAG gggGAGAAGGACTGGGAGAAGTACGAGGTGGCCCGGAGACTGAAGAGCTGTGTGGCTAGCATTCGCCAGCACTACCAGGAAGACCTCAAGTCCAAACAGATGGCCACCCGCCAGAGAGCCGTGGCCCTCTACTTCATCGACAAG ctGGCTCTGAGAGCGGGTaatgagaaggaggaaggagagacggcTGACACGGTAGGCTGCTGTTCTCTCCGGGTGGAACACCTCACCCTCCACGACCACCTGGAGGGGGATGACTGGGTGGTGGAGTTTGACTTCCTGGGTAAAGATTGTATCCGCTACTACAACAAGGTCCCAGTCACCAAGAAG GTGTTTAAAAACTTGAAGCTGTTCATGGAAAATAAGCAGGGAGGTGACGATGTCTTCGACCGCCTCAAT acaGGCTTGTTGAACAAGCACTTGAGTTCCCTGATGCCAGGCCTGACTGCCAAGGTGTTCAGGACATACAACGCCTCAGTCACCCTGCAACAGCAGCTCAGAGAGCTCTCCAACA TGACAAACAACCAGGCAGAGAAGATGCTCTCCTACAACAGAGCCAACCGTGCAGTCGCAATACTCTGCAACCACCAGCGGGCACCGCCAAAGAGCTTCGACCAGTCCATGGCCAACCTACAGActaag ATTGATGCCAGGAGGGAGCAGCTGGTCCTGGCCAAGACTAATCTGAAGGAGGCCAAGAAGGAGGCCAAGTCCAGCTCAGACCCCAAGTTGCAGAC GGTGGTGGAGCGCAAGAAGAAGGCTGTGGAGCGCTGTGAAGAGCAGCTGTTGAGGATGGAGGTGCAGgcgacagacagggaggagaacaaGCAGATCGCTCTGGGCACCTCCAAACTCAACTACCTGGACCCACGCATCAGTGTGGCCTG GTGTAAGAACATGGAGGTCCCCCTGGACAAGATTTACAACAAGTCTCAGAGAGACAAGTTTGCCTGGGCCGTAGACATGACCGAGAGAGACTTCCAGTTTTAA
- the zgc:173742 gene encoding DNA topoisomerase I, mitochondrial isoform X1 translates to MAKAKRGQKAKAKKPRQSSPSENEDGPTDASKRFNMAVKQEDGDFAPQQMGRKRKRQDVPSASAMVQKKTTLKKEDGEVSSGTPRKRVKKEAEEKKIEEEEEGPTVSTKRKRTKKEIEEKEEGNTVSTKRKRTKKEIEEKEEGNTVSTKQKRTKKEIEEARALKIKKKEEEEQQRWRWWEEEKYEYGVKWKVLEHKGPWFPPEYQPLPKDVRFYYDGQEVNLSPAAEEVALFFAQMLDHEYTTKEVFRNNFFKDWRKEMTHKERVLIQDLNKCDFGELHNMHKQKVEARKSITKEEKLVIKEANQKIVEEYGFCLLDHHRERIGNFKIEPPSLFRGRGEHPKQGQLKKRIWPEDVIINCSKESRIPEPPKGHHWKEVRHDNGVTWLASWTENIQGSVKYIMLNANSKLKGEKDWEKYEVARRLKSCVASIRQHYQEDLKSKQMATRQRAVALYFIDKLALRAGNEKEEGETADTVGCCSLRVEHLTLHDHLEGDDWVVEFDFLGKDCIRYYNKVPVTKKVFKNLKLFMENKQGGDDVFDRLNTGLLNKHLSSLMPGLTAKVFRTYNASVTLQQQLRELSNMTNNQAEKMLSYNRANRAVAILCNHQRAPPKSFDQSMANLQTKIDARREQLVLAKTNLKEAKKEAKSSSDPKLQTVVERKKKAVERCEEQLLRMEVQATDREENKQIALGTSKLNYLDPRISVAWCKNMEVPLDKIYNKSQRDKFAWAVDMTERDFQF, encoded by the exons ATGGCCAAAGCGAAGCGGGGCCAAAAGGCCAAAGCTAAAAAGCCCAGACAGAGCTCGCCGAGTGAGAACGAAGATGGCCCCACCGATGCATCCAAAAG gttcaACATGGCTGTGAAGCAGGAGGATGGAGACTTTGCTCCCCAGCagatggggaggaagaggaagaggcaggaCGTGCCGTCTGCCTCTGCCAT GGTTCAGAAAAAGACGACATTAAAAAAGGAGGATGGTGAGGTAAGCTCGGGGACACCAAGGAAGAGGGTCAAGAAGGAGGCTGAAGAGAAG AAGattgaggaggaagaagaggggccCACTGTCTCTACCAAGCGGAAGAGGACCAAGAAAGAGattgaggagaaggaagaggggaacACCGTCTCTACCAAGCGGAAGAGGACCAAGAAAGAGattgaggagaaggaagaggggaacACAGTCTCTACCAAGCAGAAGAGGACCAAGAAAGAGATTGAGGAGGCGCGAGCTCTGAAGATtaagaagaaggaggaagaggagcagcaaCGTTGGAGATG gtgggaggaggagaaatatGAGTACGGGGTAAAGTGGAAGGTTCTAGAACATAAAGGACCGTGGTTCCCTCCTGAGTACCAGCCCCTGCCTAAGGATGTTCGTTTTTACTACGACG GTCAGGAGGTGAACCTGAGCCCTGCAGCCGAGGAGGTGGCTCTGTTCTTCGCCCAGATGCTGGACCACGAGTACACCACTAAAGAGGTGTTCCGAAACAACTTCTTCAAGGACTGGAGAAAG GAAATGACCCACAAGGAGCGTGTACTGATCCAGGACCTGAATAAGTGTGACTTCGGGGAACTCCACAACATGCATAAGCAAAAGGTGGAGGCCAGGAAGAGCATTACCAAGGAAGAGAAACTG GTGATCAAAGAAGCCAACCAGAAGATCGTGGAGGAGTACGGCTTCTGCCTGCTCGACCACCACAGAGAGCGCATCGGCAACTTCAAGATTGAGCCCCCGAGCCTCTTCAGGGGGCGTGGGGAGCACCCCAAGCAGGGCCAGCTCAAGAAGAGGATCTGGCCCGAAGACGTCATCATCAACTGCAGCAA AGAATCTCGCATCCCAGAGCCCCCAAAAGGTCACCACTGGAAGGAGGTTCGCCATGACAACGGGGTGACGTGGCTGGCCAGCTGGACAGAGAACATTCAGGGCTCCGTTAAATACATCATGCTCAACGCCAACTCCAAACTCAAG gggGAGAAGGACTGGGAGAAGTACGAGGTGGCCCGGAGACTGAAGAGCTGTGTGGCTAGCATTCGCCAGCACTACCAGGAAGACCTCAAGTCCAAACAGATGGCCACCCGCCAGAGAGCCGTGGCCCTCTACTTCATCGACAAG ctGGCTCTGAGAGCGGGTaatgagaaggaggaaggagagacggcTGACACGGTAGGCTGCTGTTCTCTCCGGGTGGAACACCTCACCCTCCACGACCACCTGGAGGGGGATGACTGGGTGGTGGAGTTTGACTTCCTGGGTAAAGATTGTATCCGCTACTACAACAAGGTCCCAGTCACCAAGAAG GTGTTTAAAAACTTGAAGCTGTTCATGGAAAATAAGCAGGGAGGTGACGATGTCTTCGACCGCCTCAAT acaGGCTTGTTGAACAAGCACTTGAGTTCCCTGATGCCAGGCCTGACTGCCAAGGTGTTCAGGACATACAACGCCTCAGTCACCCTGCAACAGCAGCTCAGAGAGCTCTCCAACA TGACAAACAACCAGGCAGAGAAGATGCTCTCCTACAACAGAGCCAACCGTGCAGTCGCAATACTCTGCAACCACCAGCGGGCACCGCCAAAGAGCTTCGACCAGTCCATGGCCAACCTACAGActaag ATTGATGCCAGGAGGGAGCAGCTGGTCCTGGCCAAGACTAATCTGAAGGAGGCCAAGAAGGAGGCCAAGTCCAGCTCAGACCCCAAGTTGCAGAC GGTGGTGGAGCGCAAGAAGAAGGCTGTGGAGCGCTGTGAAGAGCAGCTGTTGAGGATGGAGGTGCAGgcgacagacagggaggagaacaaGCAGATCGCTCTGGGCACCTCCAAACTCAACTACCTGGACCCACGCATCAGTGTGGCCTG GTGTAAGAACATGGAGGTCCCCCTGGACAAGATTTACAACAAGTCTCAGAGAGACAAGTTTGCCTGGGCCGTAGACATGACCGAGAGAGACTTCCAGTTTTAA